In Geotalea uraniireducens, the genomic window GAATCGCGAGTTCGCACTGTTATTCTTCCTGCTGGCGGTGCTCTGGGGGACTTGGATCAATCTCGGGTCGATCCTGCTCGACAACTTGATATACCGCCGTTACGGGAGCTTGAGCGATATCCTGAAGCTCTGTCTCTTCGGCGTGCTGGAGTTTTTCGGCTATCGGCAGATTATTGTCATCGAGCGCTTGGTTGCGACGATCTTTTTCTGGCGGAAAGGCTGGGGTAAGGCCGCCCGGAAGCGAATCGATCGGGAAGAGGCGGATGCACTTGCCTGATTTGCTCGTTTCGACAATTCGCTGTCTTGAGGAGTGGCGATGACGGATTATCTGCATCTCGGCTTTTCCGCGCTGCAGCGTGGCGACTGCCAGGAAGCACTGAACATCTTCCGCCGGGCTCAGGAAGGTCAACTGAGCGCCCGAAGTTTTGTCGGACTGGGCGAGGCGTGGTATCGGCTCGGCGATCTGCCGACGGCTCGCTGGGCGTTCCATAAAGCACTGGCGCTCGATCCGGCCGAGCGCGATGCCACCCGGTGGGTGGCGAGACTGGATTCCTTGGCCGTCCCTCTTGTCAAGGGCGGTCAGCGCCGCTGCCGGTTTCGGGCCGCTACCGATTTTCTGCAGCTTAACGAGCAGGGGCGGTGGCGACGTTTCTTCGTTAAGGGGATTAACCTCGGGCTCGGTCTTCCCGGCTACTTCCCCGGCGAATACCCGATCGTCGGGGCTACCTACCGTACCTGGTTCAAACAGATGGAAGAGCTGGGGGTCAATTCGCTGCGGATTTATGCCGTGCATCCTCCGTCGTTTTACGAAGCCCTGGCCGACTACAATGAAGGGGGCGGGCGGCTGTTCCTTTTCCAGGGAATCTGGCTCGAACCACCAGAACAGAACGATTTCCGCGGGACGCATTTTTTGGCGTACTTGCGGCGGCAGATTCGCGAAGCTGTCGATGCCGTCTGCGGGGTTGCCGATTTCCCGGAGCGTCCGGGAATGCCCCACGGTGCATATCGCCGAGATGTATCGCCGTACACGGCGGCATTTGTGGTGGGCCGCGAGTGGGAGAGTTGCGCCGTTAAGGCGTTCAATGAATCCCACGGTCGTCGGATCGGCAGCTGGCGGGGCAGTTTCCTGGAGATTGCCGACGGGTCTCCTTTCGAGGTCTGGGCGACGGAGTGTTGCGATTATCTTCAGGACTATGAACAGTCGCGCTTCGGTTGCTGCCATCCGGTAACCATTATCAACTGGCCAACCCTCGACCCGCTGGCGCATCCTTCAGAGTCGACCTATGAACAGGGGCTGCGCTGGCAGGGGATCGAGGTGGACAGCGGCACCTGTAGCGAAAACGAGGATGTTGAAAGCTTCGACCCGGCCAAGATCGTCACCCGGCAGGGGGGCGGTTTTTTCGCCTCCTACCACGTTTATCCCTATTACCCTGACTTCCTGAACAACGACGATCCTACCGACCATCATCCCTACCGAAGCTACCTGCAGCGACTTAAGGATCATCATGGCCGGCAGCCGGTGGTGATTGCCGAGTTCGGGGTGCCAAGCAGTCGCGAACCGACCCATTGGCAGAAGAACGGTTGGCACCACGGCGGCCACAACGATGCAGCCCAGGGCGAGATTAACGGCCGATTGATGACGGATATCCGCGATGTCGGCATGGCGGGGGGGATGCTGTTCAGCTGGTTCGACGAATGGTTCAAGCGAAACTGGGTATTTTACCCATATGAATTGCCTGCTGACCGTAATCCCTGCTGGTTCAACCTGCAGGATGCCGAACAGTGCTACGGCCTGCTGGCAGCCTATCCCGGCTATCCGGGGAAATTGACGAATCTTGCCGGTAATCGCGATGAATGGCGCTCGGCCGAAGTCCTCTACGAACAACCTGCCGGCGGTCCTGCCGTTGCGTTTAACGATGGCAATGATCCGGCACGGACGCTTCGCCGACTGTCGGCCCAACATGACGAGGGATTCTTCTATCTGTTGCTGGAAACGGCCGGACCGATCGATTTCAGGCGGAGCAATTTCCTGCTTGGTCTCGATACCTGCGGTGCGGCGACCGGCGAGACCCGTCTGCCGTGTGGGGTGAACGCCTGGAGCCCGCTCGGCCTGTCGTTCGTTATTCATCTGGCGGGGGAGGGGCAAAGCCGGATTCTCGTCTGTCGCTCCTACGACAAGTATCTCAATGAGGGGACCGGCGCCGTGGCGCCCCGTCGTTCCGATCTCGGTGAGTGGGTGATGATGCAGAACATCACCAACCATCGCCGGATCAGCAAGGATGGCAGTCGATTCTATCCGGCACGGGTATTTTCGATGAGCGGACTACGTTTCGGTTCGCTCGACCCGCGGCGGTCGGACTACGATTCACTGGCAGACTGCCACGTCTCCGGAACGATGATCGAACTGCGGCTCCCTTGGGGGCTGCTCAATATCACCGATCCCAGTTCCCGGCAAGCGCTTTGGATCGACCCGGCGGGTAAAACCCGGACGACGACCGGAATAGCGGTGATTGCCGGCTCATTTTCGCCGTCAGGTAAAGGCTTACAAGCCCGAACAACCGGCCTGGAATCCAATCTGACCGATACGCTGCCGAGCGGTTTCGGTGTTTCGGCTGTCCGGCGCTATCAATGGGCCGGCTGGTCGCATCCACTGTACCATACATATCTGAAGCGAAGTTATGACGTTTATCGGGCGGCCCTCGCCCTGATCGCGGAGTGACCCGGATGAATCTCAATCGCCGCCAGTTTATCGTCTTGAGCGGTGCCGCACTTGCCTCCCTCACTCTGCCGTTTCGCTGCCTTGCCGCGGAGCGGGGCACGGTGCCGGTACTGCTCTACCACGATATTTCTAACCAGCACCGCGATCCCTATACGATTGCTCCGTCACTGTTTGCCGCCCAGCTGGAGTGGCTCCACCAACAGGGATATCGGGTGGTCACGGTCAGCGAAGCCTGTGCCGCACCACAAGATGAAACCGGACGGCTGGCAGTAATCAGCTTCGACGATGGCTATGCTTCGTTCATCAACTATGCGCTGCCGCTCTGCAAGGCATACAGTTTTTCGGCAACCATCGCCGTTATCGGCAATCTGGTCGGGAAATACATGGAGCGGGAAGGGCGTCGGCCGATGCTCAGCTGGGACGAGTACCGCTATCTGTCTGCCGAATGTTCAATAGAGATTGCCTGCCATACGTTTGGCCTCCATTCCATGGCAGCACTTGGCAAGCCGACGGTGTCGGCGCTGGCCGCGGACCTGTTCCGTTTCCAGCAGATCATCGAACACGAACTCGGCAAAAAGGCGTCTGTGTTGGCGTGGCCCTACGGGGTCTACCGCCCGGACTGGGTCGATGTAGCACGACAGGCCGGTTTTACCTATCTCCTGACATCTAATGAAGGCCTGTTGGGGCCGGGAACCGACTGGCTGGCAATTCCGCGACTGGCAATCAATAATAAGCTGGATTTGATTTCTTTTCAGCAATATCTGGGAGAGGATTGATGACGATGAAGGTGATGGCGGGAGTAATTGCGGCGCTGCTGCTGATATCCGGGATCGGCTATGCCGCGTCGCCGGCGGAAATGTTTCGGGCCGGCAATGTCGAGGAGGCGGTGAAGTTTTACCAGTTGGCGATTGCCAGTGCTTCTTCGGCACAGGTAAAAGCGGAATTTCACAAAGAGCTGGCCGATCTTTTTGCCGAAAAAGAGCAGTTTGCCAAGGCAGCTCCCGAATATGTCGCGGCTCTTGCCCTGTACCGTGGCTTCCCCGTCGAACAACGTGTTCAGATGGCGGTGCGTATCTCCTGGGGTGACCGTCTGGACGATGCGATTCGCGAGTTGCGCGCCGTGCTGGCCGACGACCCGACAAATGTCGTTGCCCGGATCGATCTGGCCCGGACATTGTCCTGGAAAGGCGCCCAGGATGATGCTCTCCGCGAAGTGACAATGGCTCTCGCCGCCCAGCCCGAAAATCGGGACGCGCTGCTGGTCAAGGCAAATGCCCTGCGCTGGAAAGGTGACTATGCCGAGGCCATCGCCATCTACCGGCAGCTCCTGGCCGGCGGTGAGAGTTTTGATGCCGAAGTCGGACTTGCCTATGCTTTGCTGCGCAGCGGGCACAAAGGTGAGGCGGTAAAAATCGCCCGGAGTCTGAAGCCTGCCTATCCGTATCAAGAACGGGACCTGAAAGGGTTGCTGGTTGAGATCGACAAGATTACCACCAGTACGGTTGACACACGCTACAGCTATTACAACGATACCGATAACAACCAGCTTAACCGCTATGGGGTTTCCTATAATTTTCACCAGCCGGCCTGGAATCTGGCGGCTGAATATCTGCATGACGATGCCCGGGACGACTACCGTCACCTCAGTGAAAACAGCCTGCTTACTGGCGGCTATCTGAAAGCGACCGACAGAATCAGTGTCGGCGCGGGGGCGGGGATCCATCAGGTCGATGAGGGGACAGGTACGACGCTCTTTTCCTGGCGACTTAATTCCGATTTTGAGATTGGCCGTGGCGTTGCCGGGGTCGGTGTTCACAAAGATCTGTTCAACGATACCGCCGAGCTGCTGGAAAACAAAATTCGCGTTCTGGCGGTTGATGGTTATCTTTCCCAGCGGCTGGCCAACCAGCTCACGCTCTACGGCCGTTATACCTATCGGAGCTTCTCCGATGCGAACCACGCCAACGATATCACGATCGGGCCAACGGTATCACTCTGGGAAAAGAATCCTACCATCCGTGCCGGCTATCGTTTCCGGTATCTCGATTTTGATCGTCAGAGCGGTGATGGCTATTTTGACCCCGAGAATTTCATGTCCCACCAGCTGATCGTTTCCCTTGATTGGACTAAGGATCGTTTCGGCCTCTTCCTGGAACCATACGGGGGCTTCCAATCATTCGACCGCTACGATGACCATACGGACAATCTGTTTGGCGGCATCACCGGCTCTATCAGTTATCGGCTGACCAACCGATTTCGCGGTGAAGTCAACGGCGAATTCGGTAACTACGCCCTCGGTACGGCAACCGGCTTCAAGTATTTTCTGGTCGGCACTCACCTTGCCTATTCCTTCTGATTGTTAGCCGTCCTCTTTCTGCTGGACGGCCCGGTGTGGCGGACTTTCGCGTCCCAAAGCCTGCTTGACTTTTCACCGTTATTCCGGCACTATGCCCCGTTATGAAAAGGGAGACCAGACAGATCAGAATCGGCTCCGTCGCCATCGGCGGGGGGGCTCCGTGTTCGGTGCAGTCGATGTGCAACACCGACACCCGGGATGTGGCGGCGACGGTCGCCCAGATTGGCCGCCTGGCAGCAGCCGGGTGTGAAATCGTCCGCTGCGCCGTCCCCGACATGGCCGCCGCCACTGCGCTTGGCGAGATCAAGCGCCAGAGTTCGATCCCGGTGATTGCCGACATCCATTTTGACTACCGGCTGGCGTTGACGGTGCTGGAGGGGGGGATTGACGGCCTCCGCCTAAACCCCGGCAATATTGGTGAACGCTGGAAAGTCGAAGAGGTGGTGCAAGCCGCCCGCGATCGGCTGGTCCCGATCAGGATCGGCGTCAATGCCGGCTCTCTTGAGAAGGAGCTCCTGGCCAAGTACGGGCATCCGACCGCCGAGGCAATGGTTGCTTCAGCCCTCGGGCATGTCAGGATTCTCGAAGAGCTGGGTTACGACCAGATCAAGATTTCCCTGAAAGCCTCCGACGTCAACAAGACAGTCGAAGCATACCGACTGTTGGCCCGGAAGGTCGATTATCCGCTCCATATCGGCATCACCGAGGCCGGGACGGTCTTTTCCGGGACCATCAAGTCGGCGGTGGGGCTCGGCATCCTCCTTGCCGACGGAATCGGCGATACGATGCGGGTCTCATTGACCGGCGATCCAGTCGACGAGGTGCGGGTTGCCTACGAGATTCTCAAGGCGCTCGGTTTGCGACAGCGAGGAGTCAACTTCGTCTCCTGTCCCACTTGCGGCAGATGCCAGATCGATCTGATCAAGGTAGCCGAAGAAGTTGAACAACGGATTGCTTCCATCGACGCGCCTCTGACCGTGGCGGTAATGGGCTGCGTCGTTAACGGCCCCGGCGAAGCGCGGGAAGCCGATGTCGGGATTGCCGGAGGGCGTGGCGAGGGGCTGCTGTTTCGTCATGGCGAAGTTGTTCGTAAGGTACCGGAACAGGAGATGGCTGATGCTCTGGTCGCCGAAGTGGAGAAGATGGCCAAAGAAAAATCCCTCTAGAGGTTAACTATGCGTTATTCCCAGTATTTCATCCCTACAGTGAAAGAGACCCCCTCTGATGCCGAGGTGATCTCCCATCAACTGATGCTGCGGGCAGGCATGATTCGCAAGCTGGCGGCCGGGATTTACAATTATTTGCCGTTAGGACTTCGCTCGGTCCGTAAAGTGGAAAAGATCGTCCGTGAAGAGATGAACCGAGCCGGTTCCATCGAGCTTCTCATGCCATCGGTGCAACCGGCCGAACTCTGGCAAGAATCGAAGCGCTGGGAACAATACGGCAAGGAGTTGCTCCGTTTCAAGGATCGCAAGGATGCCGAATTCTGCCTTGGCCCAACCCACGAAGAGGTCGTTACCGATATCGTGCGGCGCGAAATCAAGAGTTACCGTCAACTGCCGCTTAGTCTCTACCAGATCCAGACCAAGTTTCGTGACGAGATCCGACCTCGTTTTGGTCTGATGCGCGGCCGTGAGTTCATTATGAAGGATGCCTACTCATTTGACGTGGACGGTGCCGCCGCAGATATCTCCTATGACAAGATGTATCAGGCGTACCGGCGCATTTTTCAACGTTGCGGCCTGAACTTTCGGGCGGTCGAAGCCGATACCGGGTCCATAGGCGGCTCTTCGTCCCACGAATTCATGGTGCTGGCAGATTCGGGGGAGGACGCCATCGTTTCTTGTTCGGCATGCGAGTATGCGGCCAATGTCGAAAAGGCCGAGGCCCGGCCATTGCCGATAGAGCATGCCGAGCCGCGACCATTGGAGAAGATTGAAACGCCGGCGAAGCGGAGTGTCGAAGAAGTCACCGCTTTCCTCGGTATTCCCGCCTCGGCGCTAGTGAAGACGCTGCTGCTGGTGGCTGATGGTGAGCCGGTGGCTGCCTTGGTACGGGGCGACCATGACCTGAACGAGATCAAGCTGAAGCATCTGCTTGGTTGTGAAGAGCTGATGATGGCAGATGAGTCTCTCGTACAGCGGGTCACCGGTGCACCGGTCGGTTTTGCCGGACCGGTCGGCTTGTCGATCAGGATCGTTGCCGACCTGGCGTTGCAGGGGATGAAGAACTTTACCGCCGGGGCGAATGTCGCTGACATGCACCTCAAGAACGTCAACCCCGGGCGCGATTTCACTCCCACTACCTTTGCCGATATCCGGAATGTTGTCCACGGAGACCAGTGCCCCCGTTGCGCAGCCGGTCATCTGGAGGTGTGGCGGGGGATTGAAGTCGGTCATGTCTTCAAACTCGGCACCAAGTATTCCGATGCGCTCAAAGCTACTTACCTGGATAGTGACGGGAAGGAGCGAGTCGTTTTCATGGGCTGTTACGGAATCGGGATCGGTCGGACGGTTGCCGCCTGCGTCGAGCAGAATTACGACGAGAACGGTATCATCTTCCCGATTCCCATCGCACCGTTCCATTGCGTCGTGTCGGCCGTGAACGCCAAGGATGCCGAGGTGATGGCGGCGGCGGAAGAGCTCTACCGAACCCTCACGGAAATGGGCGTCGAAGTGTTGTTCGATGACCGGGACGAACGGCCGGGAATCAAGTTCAAGGATGCCGACCTGATCGGTATTCCACTCCGATTGGTTGTCGGTGCGAAAAACCTTGCCGAAGGAAAAGTGGAGCTGAAGGTCCGCAAAGGGGGCGAGGTGCAGTTGGTGCCGTTTGCCGACGCCGCGGCACGGATACAGACGCTCGTTAAAGAAGCACTTTCCTGTTAATGCTGCCACTGGAGATTTGCCGACCATGACCAGAGATGATGCCAGACAAAAAATAATCTTTGCCCTCGATACCAGCGATTTTGCCCATGTGCAGTATTGGGCGGAGACCCTGGCCGGCCGGGTGGGGATGTTTAAGATCGGTAAGCAGTTGT contains:
- a CDS encoding tetratricopeptide repeat protein, whose translation is MTMKVMAGVIAALLLISGIGYAASPAEMFRAGNVEEAVKFYQLAIASASSAQVKAEFHKELADLFAEKEQFAKAAPEYVAALALYRGFPVEQRVQMAVRISWGDRLDDAIRELRAVLADDPTNVVARIDLARTLSWKGAQDDALREVTMALAAQPENRDALLVKANALRWKGDYAEAIAIYRQLLAGGESFDAEVGLAYALLRSGHKGEAVKIARSLKPAYPYQERDLKGLLVEIDKITTSTVDTRYSYYNDTDNNQLNRYGVSYNFHQPAWNLAAEYLHDDARDDYRHLSENSLLTGGYLKATDRISVGAGAGIHQVDEGTGTTLFSWRLNSDFEIGRGVAGVGVHKDLFNDTAELLENKIRVLAVDGYLSQRLANQLTLYGRYTYRSFSDANHANDITIGPTVSLWEKNPTIRAGYRFRYLDFDRQSGDGYFDPENFMSHQLIVSLDWTKDRFGLFLEPYGGFQSFDRYDDHTDNLFGGITGSISYRLTNRFRGEVNGEFGNYALGTATGFKYFLVGTHLAYSF
- a CDS encoding polysaccharide deacetylase family protein yields the protein MNLNRRQFIVLSGAALASLTLPFRCLAAERGTVPVLLYHDISNQHRDPYTIAPSLFAAQLEWLHQQGYRVVTVSEACAAPQDETGRLAVISFDDGYASFINYALPLCKAYSFSATIAVIGNLVGKYMEREGRRPMLSWDEYRYLSAECSIEIACHTFGLHSMAALGKPTVSALAADLFRFQQIIEHELGKKASVLAWPYGVYRPDWVDVARQAGFTYLLTSNEGLLGPGTDWLAIPRLAINNKLDLISFQQYLGED
- a CDS encoding proline--tRNA ligase translates to MRYSQYFIPTVKETPSDAEVISHQLMLRAGMIRKLAAGIYNYLPLGLRSVRKVEKIVREEMNRAGSIELLMPSVQPAELWQESKRWEQYGKELLRFKDRKDAEFCLGPTHEEVVTDIVRREIKSYRQLPLSLYQIQTKFRDEIRPRFGLMRGREFIMKDAYSFDVDGAAADISYDKMYQAYRRIFQRCGLNFRAVEADTGSIGGSSSHEFMVLADSGEDAIVSCSACEYAANVEKAEARPLPIEHAEPRPLEKIETPAKRSVEEVTAFLGIPASALVKTLLLVADGEPVAALVRGDHDLNEIKLKHLLGCEELMMADESLVQRVTGAPVGFAGPVGLSIRIVADLALQGMKNFTAGANVADMHLKNVNPGRDFTPTTFADIRNVVHGDQCPRCAAGHLEVWRGIEVGHVFKLGTKYSDALKATYLDSDGKERVVFMGCYGIGIGRTVAACVEQNYDENGIIFPIPIAPFHCVVSAVNAKDAEVMAAAEELYRTLTEMGVEVLFDDRDERPGIKFKDADLIGIPLRLVVGAKNLAEGKVELKVRKGGEVQLVPFADAAARIQTLVKEALSC
- the ispG gene encoding flavodoxin-dependent (E)-4-hydroxy-3-methylbut-2-enyl-diphosphate synthase; amino-acid sequence: MKRETRQIRIGSVAIGGGAPCSVQSMCNTDTRDVAATVAQIGRLAAAGCEIVRCAVPDMAAATALGEIKRQSSIPVIADIHFDYRLALTVLEGGIDGLRLNPGNIGERWKVEEVVQAARDRLVPIRIGVNAGSLEKELLAKYGHPTAEAMVASALGHVRILEELGYDQIKISLKASDVNKTVEAYRLLARKVDYPLHIGITEAGTVFSGTIKSAVGLGILLADGIGDTMRVSLTGDPVDEVRVAYEILKALGLRQRGVNFVSCPTCGRCQIDLIKVAEEVEQRIASIDAPLTVAVMGCVVNGPGEAREADVGIAGGRGEGLLFRHGEVVRKVPEQEMADALVAEVEKMAKEKSL
- a CDS encoding tetratricopeptide repeat protein; its protein translation is MTDYLHLGFSALQRGDCQEALNIFRRAQEGQLSARSFVGLGEAWYRLGDLPTARWAFHKALALDPAERDATRWVARLDSLAVPLVKGGQRRCRFRAATDFLQLNEQGRWRRFFVKGINLGLGLPGYFPGEYPIVGATYRTWFKQMEELGVNSLRIYAVHPPSFYEALADYNEGGGRLFLFQGIWLEPPEQNDFRGTHFLAYLRRQIREAVDAVCGVADFPERPGMPHGAYRRDVSPYTAAFVVGREWESCAVKAFNESHGRRIGSWRGSFLEIADGSPFEVWATECCDYLQDYEQSRFGCCHPVTIINWPTLDPLAHPSESTYEQGLRWQGIEVDSGTCSENEDVESFDPAKIVTRQGGGFFASYHVYPYYPDFLNNDDPTDHHPYRSYLQRLKDHHGRQPVVIAEFGVPSSREPTHWQKNGWHHGGHNDAAQGEINGRLMTDIRDVGMAGGMLFSWFDEWFKRNWVFYPYELPADRNPCWFNLQDAEQCYGLLAAYPGYPGKLTNLAGNRDEWRSAEVLYEQPAGGPAVAFNDGNDPARTLRRLSAQHDEGFFYLLLETAGPIDFRRSNFLLGLDTCGAATGETRLPCGVNAWSPLGLSFVIHLAGEGQSRILVCRSYDKYLNEGTGAVAPRRSDLGEWVMMQNITNHRRISKDGSRFYPARVFSMSGLRFGSLDPRRSDYDSLADCHVSGTMIELRLPWGLLNITDPSSRQALWIDPAGKTRTTTGIAVIAGSFSPSGKGLQARTTGLESNLTDTLPSGFGVSAVRRYQWAGWSHPLYHTYLKRSYDVYRAALALIAE